From one Luteolibacter sp. SL250 genomic stretch:
- a CDS encoding urease subunit gamma, protein MHLSPREQEKLLVVVAADLARRRRDRGVKLNYPEVIALITAEIFEGARDGKSVAELMSYGTTLVKRDEVMEGIPEMIHDIQVEATFPDGTKLVTVHNPVR, encoded by the coding sequence ATGCACCTCTCACCGCGCGAACAGGAGAAACTGCTGGTCGTCGTCGCCGCGGATCTCGCCCGGCGCAGGCGCGACCGCGGGGTGAAGCTGAACTACCCGGAGGTCATCGCCCTCATCACCGCGGAGATCTTCGAAGGCGCCCGCGACGGGAAGTCCGTGGCCGAACTCATGAGCTACGGCACCACCCTGGTGAAGCGCGACGAGGTCATGGAAGGCATCCCGGAAATGATCCACGACATCCAGGTGGAGGCCACCTTCCCGGATGGCACCAAGCTCGTCACCGTCCACAACCCCGTACGATGA
- a CDS encoding transposase: MSHKGIHDRGYLPHWDFDGSLQAITFRLGDALPDSVVISWKAELASLLEHPDRSIVEQAAKELRKRIARYEDSGHGSCILRNHGHILQEILISGHTESYKLIEWCIMPNHVHVLVKLLPSHSLGSTLQRWKGASSARINKAVGRSGTLWYPYYHDRFIRDFDHYYNSIAYIRNNPVKAGLCQHPSEWPLGSAGMEWSADFSPHLSPATAPPTKDAD; the protein is encoded by the coding sequence ATGTCCCACAAAGGCATCCATGACCGGGGTTATTTGCCCCACTGGGATTTCGATGGATCTTTGCAAGCCATCACCTTCCGCTTGGGTGACGCACTGCCAGACAGCGTGGTCATCTCCTGGAAAGCCGAACTCGCCTCGCTGCTGGAACACCCGGACCGATCCATCGTCGAGCAGGCCGCCAAAGAACTCCGCAAACGCATCGCCCGCTACGAAGATTCAGGCCATGGCTCCTGCATCCTTCGCAATCACGGACACATCCTTCAGGAAATCCTCATCTCCGGGCATACCGAAAGCTACAAATTGATCGAATGGTGCATCATGCCGAACCACGTGCATGTGTTGGTCAAACTGCTCCCATCCCATTCACTTGGTTCCACCCTGCAACGATGGAAAGGAGCCTCGTCGGCCCGGATCAACAAGGCGGTCGGCAGGTCAGGAACCCTTTGGTATCCCTACTACCATGATCGCTTCATCCGCGACTTCGACCACTACTACAATTCCATCGCCTACATCCGTAACAACCCCGTGAAGGCAGGGCTTTGCCAACATCCATCCGAATGGCCTCTGGGCTCCGCCGGCATGGAATGGAGCGCGGACTTCAGTCCGCATCTTTCTCCGGCAACGGCCCCACCCACCAAAGATGCGGACTGA
- the ureG gene encoding urease accessory protein UreG — MPAPTTDSSSPETKRRPFRLGVGGPVGSGKTMCVLRLSQWLKDEISLAVITNDIYTREDAEFLLRANVLPADRVIGVETGGCPHTAIRDDTSMNMAAVVDLENRHPDLRLILIESGGDNLSATFSPELVDAYIYVIDVAEGDKIPRKGGPAIRTSDLLLINKTELAPYVGADLGVMARDAKIQRGDRPFLFADLKSEKGKDDLIHWLKHEYLFV; from the coding sequence ATGCCCGCGCCAACCACCGACTCTTCATCTCCTGAGACCAAGCGCCGTCCGTTCCGCCTCGGCGTGGGCGGTCCCGTCGGCTCCGGAAAGACCATGTGCGTCCTCCGCCTCAGCCAGTGGCTGAAGGATGAGATCTCCCTCGCCGTCATCACCAACGACATCTACACCCGCGAGGACGCCGAGTTCCTGCTGCGCGCCAACGTCCTGCCCGCCGACCGCGTCATCGGCGTGGAGACCGGCGGCTGCCCGCACACCGCCATCCGTGACGACACCAGCATGAACATGGCCGCCGTGGTCGATCTGGAGAACCGCCACCCGGATCTCCGGCTCATCCTCATCGAGAGCGGCGGCGACAACCTCTCCGCCACCTTTTCACCCGAGCTGGTCGATGCCTACATCTACGTCATCGACGTCGCCGAAGGTGACAAGATCCCGCGCAAGGGTGGCCCCGCCATCCGCACCAGCGACCTCCTGCTCATCAACAAGACCGAGCTGGCACCCTACGTCGGCGCGGACCTCGGTGTCATGGCCCGCGACGCGAAGATCCAGCGCGGCGACCGGCCCTTCCTCTTCGCGGACCTCAAGTCCGAGAAAGGAAAGGACGACCTCATCCACTGGCTGAAGCACGAGTATTTGTTCGTGTGA
- a CDS encoding urease accessory UreF family protein: MHPDPWLWLLQANDTAYPSGSYAHSFGLEELVECGVVKTGADLETFLENQVLPNLLTFEIPHFVTAHAAAVSGDVPALLALDTELDAWRIPHELRDASRRIGSQRLDLLHQLDPTPLIAEIRAASPRCHHLVVTALELSSLPVEQAARAFGFQTVASLTAASMKLMRIGQTAVQKISRNTLAKLGEKIDHSLTQPADGWFNPLLEISSLRHARANHRLFIS; encoded by the coding sequence ATGCACCCTGACCCATGGCTGTGGCTGCTGCAGGCGAATGACACCGCCTATCCCTCCGGCTCCTACGCCCACTCCTTCGGGTTGGAGGAACTGGTGGAGTGCGGCGTCGTGAAGACCGGGGCCGACCTGGAGACATTCCTCGAAAACCAGGTGCTGCCGAACCTCCTCACCTTCGAGATTCCGCACTTCGTCACCGCCCACGCCGCCGCTGTCTCCGGGGATGTCCCCGCGCTGCTCGCGCTCGACACCGAACTCGACGCCTGGCGCATCCCCCACGAGCTGCGGGACGCCTCCCGCCGCATCGGCTCCCAGCGGCTCGATCTTCTCCACCAGCTCGATCCCACGCCGCTCATCGCGGAAATCCGCGCCGCCAGCCCGCGTTGCCACCACCTCGTCGTCACCGCGCTGGAGCTGTCCTCGCTGCCGGTGGAGCAGGCCGCGCGCGCATTCGGCTTCCAGACCGTCGCCAGCCTCACCGCCGCGTCCATGAAGCTCATGCGCATCGGCCAGACCGCGGTGCAGAAGATCTCCCGCAACACCCTCGCGAAGCTGGGGGAAAAGATCGACCACTCCCTCACCCAACCCGCCGACGGTTGGTTCAACCCGCTCCTCGAAATCTCCTCACTCCGCCATGCCCGCGCCAACCACCGACTCTTCATCTCCTGA
- a CDS encoding sensor histidine kinase, whose translation MSRRFHFLVIPAIAGALQAQPVAPLPVITEAKELHRLTRAETLLPRQVKIRGVITYKRGDEFNDFAMQDSTGGFIADVQTAIPMTQSLQPGQEIEIEGYTVIDPPPAPRISVTQMKPGPIVGLPAPLPVTPQSLLGGAGVFSYVEFSGVIRSTRIERDLNPHRLVLDLGPPDQRLAVRIARFDDDTISRLTPDTRVRVRGTALAWTSVNLQPYSIFIGVHDAAQVEVLDGTRNPTDIPLTEFGKLVSSHPEGFDARREKLHGVVTLNWPGEMVVVQGNGGAIRAIPAGETRFQVGDEVDVAGFSSAEGGRIFLDEAVFSNVTPGRLPAAEEVEISRLKVEAGTADREAHRVRVTGSLMEITRRDDNPMLKLEWNGSTFDVLMRAGTQIPQDLRKGAVLEVTGVCHYQLGETARKFAIRLDGVEIHLAEMADIRMLSAPPWWTPARLAMVIAVILFILGLSLLWVVALRRRVAVRSAMLVREIRARHDTQLLVSERSRLAADLHDTLSQTLSGAALQMEIADSMDDTTATSHRELARRLLDRSREDLRRAVWDLTPSVLLNQDLGGAFRSIAEEVSAEHTCEVRIDAPEHLPALPERTRSHLLRVGQEAIHNAIRHGGAETVTVSLLPDEGGVLLRVWDDGSGFDPSRAPGPTDGHFGLSSMRNRIQRLGGTFTIRSSPRGTTVTATVPISPMSEDS comes from the coding sequence ATGTCCCGCCGCTTCCATTTCCTGGTCATCCCCGCCATCGCGGGTGCGCTCCAGGCCCAGCCTGTGGCACCGCTGCCGGTCATCACGGAGGCGAAGGAACTCCATCGGCTGACCCGCGCGGAGACGCTGCTGCCCCGGCAGGTGAAGATCCGCGGCGTCATCACCTACAAGCGCGGGGACGAGTTCAATGACTTCGCCATGCAGGACAGCACCGGCGGCTTCATCGCGGACGTGCAGACCGCCATCCCCATGACCCAGTCCCTGCAACCCGGGCAGGAGATCGAGATCGAGGGGTACACGGTGATCGACCCTCCACCGGCGCCGCGGATCAGCGTCACCCAGATGAAGCCCGGCCCCATCGTGGGGCTTCCGGCGCCGCTGCCCGTCACCCCCCAGTCCCTGCTCGGCGGGGCGGGTGTCTTTTCCTACGTCGAGTTCAGCGGGGTGATCCGCAGCACCCGCATCGAGCGGGATCTCAACCCCCACCGGCTGGTCCTCGACCTCGGCCCGCCGGACCAGCGCCTTGCCGTCAGGATCGCCCGCTTTGATGATGACACCATCTCACGCCTCACGCCGGACACCCGGGTGCGCGTGCGCGGCACCGCGCTGGCCTGGACCAGCGTGAACCTCCAGCCCTACTCCATCTTCATCGGCGTCCATGATGCCGCACAGGTGGAGGTGCTGGATGGCACACGGAATCCCACCGACATCCCCCTCACGGAATTCGGAAAGCTGGTTTCCTCCCACCCGGAGGGATTCGACGCCCGCCGGGAAAAGCTCCACGGCGTCGTCACGCTCAACTGGCCCGGTGAAATGGTCGTTGTCCAGGGCAACGGCGGGGCCATCCGCGCCATCCCCGCCGGAGAGACGCGTTTCCAGGTCGGGGACGAGGTGGATGTCGCTGGTTTTTCCTCTGCGGAAGGTGGGCGGATCTTCCTGGACGAGGCGGTGTTTTCCAATGTCACACCAGGCAGGCTGCCCGCAGCGGAGGAAGTCGAAATCAGCCGCCTGAAGGTGGAGGCCGGCACGGCTGACCGTGAAGCACACCGTGTGCGCGTGACCGGCTCCCTGATGGAAATCACCCGGCGGGACGACAATCCGATGCTGAAACTGGAATGGAACGGCAGCACGTTCGACGTGCTGATGCGTGCAGGCACCCAGATTCCGCAGGATCTCCGGAAGGGGGCGGTCCTGGAAGTCACCGGCGTCTGCCACTACCAGCTCGGGGAGACCGCCCGCAAGTTCGCCATCCGGCTCGACGGCGTGGAGATCCACCTTGCGGAAATGGCGGACATCCGGATGCTTTCCGCGCCCCCATGGTGGACGCCCGCACGGCTGGCCATGGTCATCGCCGTCATCCTTTTCATCCTCGGCCTGTCCCTGTTGTGGGTGGTCGCCCTGCGGCGGCGGGTGGCCGTCCGCAGCGCCATGCTGGTCCGGGAGATCCGCGCCAGGCATGACACGCAGCTCCTCGTCTCAGAACGGTCCAGGCTCGCCGCCGACCTGCACGACACGCTATCCCAGACGCTCTCCGGTGCGGCGCTGCAGATGGAAATCGCGGACTCGATGGATGACACCACCGCCACCTCCCACCGGGAACTCGCCCGCCGCCTGCTGGACCGCAGCCGTGAGGATCTCCGCCGGGCCGTCTGGGACCTGACCCCCAGCGTGCTGCTCAACCAGGACCTGGGCGGGGCGTTCCGCTCCATCGCGGAAGAGGTCTCCGCAGAGCACACCTGCGAGGTTCGCATCGACGCCCCGGAACACCTTCCCGCCCTGCCGGAAAGGACCCGCTCCCACCTCCTGCGGGTGGGTCAGGAAGCCATCCACAACGCCATCCGCCACGGCGGTGCGGAAACGGTCACCGTCTCCCTCCTGCCCGACGAAGGTGGTGTGCTCCTCCGCGTCTGGGATGATGGTTCCGGTTTCGACCCCAGCCGGGCCCCCGGCCCCACCGACGGCCACTTCGGCCTCAGTTCCATGCGCAACCGCATCCAGCGCCTCGGCGGCACCTTCACCATCAGATCCTCTCCCCGCGGCACCACCGTCACCGCCACCGTCCCCATCTCACCGATGTCCGAAGATTCATGA
- a CDS encoding urease accessory protein UreD translates to MLPVTNTALTGHLQLRCEARADGVPYISRQSFRAPIHLSKSHLDAGCVVQTIVNPTAGFFDGDLLECDVSVGAGARLVLSTPSSSRVYPTRTGKAAHNLQRFEVEKDGFLEWIPEPFIPHAGASYFQKTDIHLHPEASLLLFDWIAPGRVAMGEVFAYRNLRWELDLHVDDSLISRERYDLDPSTHSLEALKAKFPAAHYLSVYAAGDFSNYWPAAELDALGGDDTYLGHGPLPGNLHVIRALCRDSLAARRLLENLRGLLYTASGHVAPKLGRIFL, encoded by the coding sequence ATGCTCCCAGTCACCAACACCGCCCTCACCGGCCACCTCCAGCTCCGCTGCGAGGCGCGGGCGGACGGCGTCCCATACATCTCCCGCCAGAGCTTCCGCGCGCCCATCCACCTCAGCAAGTCCCACCTGGATGCGGGCTGCGTGGTGCAAACCATCGTCAATCCTACCGCTGGATTCTTCGACGGTGACCTGCTGGAGTGCGACGTCTCCGTCGGCGCGGGCGCGCGGCTGGTGCTGAGCACGCCGTCCTCCTCCCGCGTCTATCCCACCCGCACGGGAAAGGCTGCCCACAACCTGCAGCGGTTCGAGGTGGAGAAAGACGGCTTCCTGGAGTGGATTCCGGAGCCGTTCATCCCCCACGCGGGCGCGAGCTATTTCCAGAAGACGGACATCCACCTCCATCCGGAGGCCTCACTGTTGCTGTTCGACTGGATCGCCCCTGGCCGGGTGGCGATGGGCGAGGTCTTTGCCTACCGCAACCTGCGGTGGGAACTGGACCTGCATGTGGACGACTCCCTCATTTCCCGCGAGCGTTACGATCTCGATCCCTCCACCCACAGCCTGGAAGCACTGAAGGCGAAGTTCCCCGCCGCCCACTATCTCTCCGTCTATGCCGCCGGGGATTTCTCAAACTACTGGCCTGCGGCGGAACTCGACGCCCTCGGCGGGGATGACACCTATCTCGGCCACGGTCCGCTGCCGGGAAATCTCCACGTCATCCGCGCGCTCTGCCGTGACAGTCTTGCCGCGCGCCGCCTGCTGGAGAACCTGCGCGGCCTGCTCTACACCGCCTCCGGCCACGTCGCTCCGAAGCTCGGGCGGATCTTCCTCTGA
- a CDS encoding response regulator transcription factor, whose translation MKKRIRLLLADDHAIVLAGLTTLLSLEPEIEISATAESGEEAVTRYREARPDVALLDLRMPGIDGVEAAARILREFPDARILILTTFESEEDIHRALQAGVRGYLLKESKRPDLLAAIHAVLAGNRWLPQPIARLAAERAKQPGLSARQLEVLDLVSKGLTNKEIGAILGFSAEGAKQHLHQIYQKLGVSTRAEATAEALKRGILRPD comes from the coding sequence ATGAAAAAACGCATCCGCCTCCTGCTCGCGGATGATCACGCGATCGTCCTTGCCGGCCTCACCACGCTGCTTTCCCTCGAACCGGAAATCGAAATCTCCGCCACCGCGGAGAGCGGCGAGGAAGCCGTCACCCGCTACCGTGAAGCCCGGCCGGATGTCGCCCTGCTCGACCTCCGCATGCCCGGCATCGACGGCGTGGAAGCCGCCGCCCGCATCCTCAGGGAATTTCCGGACGCGCGCATCCTCATCCTCACCACCTTCGAGAGCGAGGAGGACATCCACCGCGCCCTCCAGGCCGGGGTGCGCGGCTACCTGCTGAAGGAGTCGAAACGCCCGGACCTGCTGGCCGCCATCCACGCCGTGCTCGCCGGAAACCGCTGGCTGCCCCAGCCCATCGCCCGGCTCGCCGCGGAGCGGGCGAAGCAGCCCGGACTTTCCGCACGCCAGCTCGAGGTGCTGGATCTGGTCTCGAAAGGCCTGACCAACAAGGAGATCGGCGCCATCCTCGGCTTCAGCGCGGAGGGGGCGAAGCAACATCTTCATCAGATTTACCAGAAACTCGGCGTATCCACCCGGGCCGAAGCCACCGCCGAAGCACTCAAGCGCGGCATCCTCAGACCCGACTGA
- the ureC gene encoding urease subunit alpha, whose product MKQTRRNYAGMFGPTVGDQVRLGDTEIFIEVERDLIAENGGYGNEVKFGGGKVIRDGMAQHPLATDEEVLDLVITNALILDAAHGVIKADIGIKRGRIAGIGHAGNPLLQDGITMVIGAGTDVIAGEGCIITAGGIDTHIHFICPQQIEHAIASGVTTLIGGGTGPSHGTYATTCSPGIWNIHRMLESADAFPVNIGFLGKGNCSSMDPLREQVKAGAIGLKLHEDWGTTAAAIDTCLSVADELDVQVAIHTDTLNEAGFLETTLAAFAGRTIHTYHSEGAGGGHAPDIIRVCGESNVLPSSTNPTRPFTVNTIDEHLDMLMVCHHLDSRIPEDVAFAESRIRPETIAAEDLLHDLGAISMMSSDSQAMGRIGEVITRTWQTAHKMKVQFGPLESADHPAADNFRALRYVSKYTICPALTHGIAHEVGSIEVGKLADLVVWKPAFFGAKPETILKGGLIAWANMGDPNASIPTPQPMMYRPQFGAFGKAIHSTSVTFVSQCSLEDGGLDHLGLKKRLVAVKGCRTVTKADLPFNNAQPDITVDPETYTVTADGKALRCEPMSELPLAQRYFLF is encoded by the coding sequence ATGAAACAGACACGCAGGAACTACGCCGGCATGTTCGGCCCGACGGTGGGCGACCAGGTGCGGCTGGGCGACACGGAGATCTTCATCGAGGTCGAGCGCGACCTCATCGCGGAGAACGGCGGCTACGGCAACGAGGTGAAATTCGGCGGCGGAAAGGTCATCCGGGATGGCATGGCCCAGCACCCGCTGGCCACGGATGAAGAGGTGCTCGATCTGGTCATCACCAACGCGCTCATCCTCGACGCCGCGCACGGCGTCATCAAGGCGGACATCGGCATCAAGCGTGGCCGCATCGCCGGCATCGGCCATGCGGGGAATCCGCTGCTGCAGGACGGCATCACCATGGTCATCGGCGCGGGCACGGATGTCATCGCCGGGGAAGGCTGCATCATCACCGCGGGCGGCATCGACACGCACATCCACTTCATCTGTCCGCAGCAGATCGAGCACGCCATCGCCAGCGGCGTCACCACCCTCATCGGCGGCGGCACCGGACCGTCCCACGGCACGTATGCCACCACCTGCTCACCCGGCATCTGGAACATCCACCGCATGCTGGAGTCCGCGGACGCCTTTCCCGTCAACATCGGCTTTCTCGGCAAGGGCAACTGCTCCTCCATGGACCCGCTGCGAGAGCAGGTGAAGGCCGGCGCCATCGGCCTGAAACTCCATGAGGACTGGGGCACCACCGCCGCCGCCATCGACACCTGCCTTTCCGTCGCGGATGAACTGGACGTCCAGGTGGCCATCCACACGGACACGCTCAACGAGGCCGGGTTCCTTGAAACCACGCTCGCCGCCTTCGCCGGACGCACCATCCACACCTACCACTCGGAGGGTGCCGGTGGCGGCCACGCACCGGACATCATCCGCGTCTGCGGGGAGTCCAACGTCCTGCCCTCCTCCACCAACCCGACGCGTCCGTTCACCGTCAACACCATCGACGAGCACCTGGACATGCTGATGGTCTGCCACCACCTGGACTCCCGCATCCCGGAGGACGTCGCCTTCGCCGAAAGCCGCATCCGCCCGGAGACCATCGCCGCGGAGGATCTGCTGCACGACCTGGGGGCCATCTCCATGATGTCTTCCGACAGCCAGGCCATGGGCCGCATCGGCGAGGTCATCACCCGCACCTGGCAGACCGCGCACAAGATGAAGGTCCAGTTCGGCCCGCTGGAAAGCGCGGACCACCCCGCCGCCGACAACTTCCGCGCGCTGCGCTACGTTTCCAAATACACCATCTGCCCCGCGCTCACCCACGGCATCGCCCATGAGGTCGGCAGCATCGAGGTGGGCAAGCTCGCGGACCTCGTCGTCTGGAAGCCCGCGTTCTTCGGCGCGAAGCCGGAGACCATCCTGAAAGGCGGCCTCATCGCGTGGGCCAACATGGGCGACCCGAACGCCTCCATCCCCACCCCGCAGCCGATGATGTACCGCCCGCAGTTCGGCGCGTTCGGAAAGGCCATCCACTCCACCTCCGTCACCTTCGTCAGCCAGTGCTCGCTGGAGGACGGCGGACTCGACCACCTGGGGCTGAAGAAGCGTCTGGTCGCCGTGAAGGGCTGCCGCACCGTCACCAAGGCGGACCTTCCGTTCAACAACGCCCAGCCCGACATCACCGTCGATCCGGAGACCTATACCGTCACCGCCGACGGGAAGGCACTCCGCTGCGAACCGATGTCCGAACTGCCTCTGGCCCAGCGGTACTTTCTTTTCTGA
- a CDS encoding type II secretion system F family protein, translated as MPVFSYKALAANGSVTTGEIDATDRPEALRLLDKKGLQPVNLRESAAAAPAAAKAKGKKAKEEAPALRQPAAKAAEEEKIPDGPVKLKRQEVILFTEELSDMLGAGLQLEPALKSMEGRQELGNLKAVSFKIRQIVRDGVNFSVALKKASPSFGPLYCSLAAAGEASGALDDILKRQAHYLKTLAELQARLILAMIYPAFLVLAGIGVSIVFVTILIPQLTELIESTPGGKIPIGAVILIGAADFLKKWWLVMIIAMIALGIFFKAWKDNEANKPAWDRIKLQLPLVGPVISSRFYVQFLETMANLVGNGLPLHRALELSRDATQNRSLRGYLNTVIDQVGDGRSFSKSMIRSGAFPPLLIDMIAVGEQTGKIDLSLRRAAERYDKELDKDLQRIMALIMPTVLIIMAGLIGTMAYLMINAIFSTISGMSK; from the coding sequence ATGCCCGTCTTCTCCTACAAAGCCCTTGCCGCCAACGGATCCGTCACCACCGGCGAGATCGATGCGACCGACCGTCCGGAGGCGCTGCGCCTGCTGGACAAGAAGGGCCTGCAACCGGTGAACCTGCGGGAGTCCGCCGCCGCCGCTCCCGCCGCCGCCAAGGCGAAAGGAAAGAAAGCGAAGGAGGAGGCACCCGCCCTGCGCCAGCCCGCCGCGAAGGCGGCCGAGGAGGAAAAGATCCCCGACGGCCCGGTGAAGCTGAAGCGCCAGGAGGTCATCCTCTTCACCGAGGAACTGTCCGACATGCTGGGCGCGGGCCTGCAACTGGAACCCGCCCTGAAGTCGATGGAAGGACGCCAGGAGCTGGGCAACCTGAAGGCTGTTTCCTTCAAGATCCGCCAGATCGTCCGGGACGGTGTGAACTTCTCCGTGGCGCTGAAGAAGGCCAGCCCTTCCTTCGGCCCGCTCTACTGCTCTCTCGCCGCCGCAGGGGAGGCATCCGGCGCGCTGGATGACATCCTGAAGCGGCAGGCCCATTATCTGAAGACGCTGGCGGAACTCCAGGCGCGGCTCATCCTGGCGATGATCTACCCCGCCTTCCTCGTCCTCGCCGGCATCGGCGTGTCCATCGTCTTCGTCACCATCCTCATCCCGCAGCTCACGGAGCTGATCGAGAGCACCCCGGGCGGAAAGATCCCCATCGGCGCGGTCATCCTCATCGGCGCCGCGGATTTCCTCAAAAAGTGGTGGCTGGTCATGATCATCGCCATGATCGCCCTGGGCATTTTCTTCAAGGCGTGGAAGGACAACGAGGCGAACAAGCCGGCGTGGGACCGCATCAAGCTGCAACTGCCGCTCGTCGGGCCGGTCATTTCCAGCCGCTTCTACGTCCAGTTCCTGGAAACCATGGCCAACCTTGTCGGCAACGGCCTGCCCCTCCACCGGGCGCTGGAGCTGTCCCGGGACGCCACCCAGAACCGCTCCCTGCGCGGCTACCTGAACACCGTCATCGACCAGGTGGGCGACGGACGTTCCTTTTCCAAGTCGATGATCCGCTCCGGCGCGTTCCCGCCGCTGCTCATCGACATGATCGCCGTCGGCGAGCAGACCGGAAAGATCGACCTCTCCCTGCGCCGCGCCGCGGAACGCTACGACAAGGAGTTGGACAAGGACCTGCAGCGCATCATGGCGCTCATCATGCCCACCGTCCTCATCATCATGGCCGGCCTCATCGGCACCATGGCCTACCTGATGATCAACGCCATCTTCTCCACCATCTCCGGCATGTCGAAGTGA
- a CDS encoding urease subunit beta has product MIPGEIITPAGAPDLDLNPGLATKTLAVANTGDRPVQVGSHFHFMEVNDQLAFDRDAARGFRLNIPAGTAVRFEPGDTREVPLVAFAGQRIVHGLNNLVNGPLDP; this is encoded by the coding sequence ATGATCCCCGGAGAAATCATCACCCCGGCAGGCGCTCCCGACTTGGATCTCAATCCCGGCCTGGCCACGAAGACCCTCGCCGTCGCCAACACCGGCGACCGCCCCGTGCAGGTGGGCAGTCATTTCCATTTCATGGAGGTGAATGACCAGCTCGCCTTTGACCGCGACGCCGCACGCGGTTTCCGACTCAACATCCCCGCCGGCACCGCCGTCCGCTTCGAGCCGGGCGACACGCGGGAGGTGCCGCTCGTCGCCTTCGCCGGGCAGAGGATCGTCCACGGCCTCAACAACCTCGTCAACGGACCGCTCGATCCATGA
- a CDS encoding TIM barrel protein — protein sequence MKLLLAAFLLCSSLAASARELSLLGKENLAAWCIVPFDSEKRGPVERAEMLNRLGITKMAYDWRAEHLPTFDAEVEAMKSHGVEISAWWMSRGKDEANRRIFDVVSRHQIHPQLWVLVDEPKVDGQEAKVKAAAEQIRPIAEEGKRLGCKVALYNHGGWFGEPENQLAVIRELGMENVGIVYNFHHAHGHMERFPELFAAMKPHLLALNLNGMVRDGDKEGKKILPIGAGDREQEMIEVVLASGWKGPVGILCHLDQDAEVILKGNLDGLEKVRAALGKAE from the coding sequence ATGAAACTCCTGCTCGCTGCCTTTCTGCTGTGCTCGTCGCTCGCCGCATCCGCGCGGGAACTATCCCTGCTGGGGAAAGAGAACCTCGCGGCGTGGTGCATTGTTCCTTTCGATTCGGAGAAACGTGGTCCGGTGGAGCGCGCGGAGATGCTGAACCGGCTGGGCATCACGAAGATGGCCTACGACTGGAGGGCGGAACACCTGCCCACCTTCGACGCGGAGGTGGAGGCGATGAAATCCCACGGCGTCGAGATCAGCGCGTGGTGGATGTCCCGCGGGAAGGACGAGGCGAACCGGCGCATCTTTGACGTCGTCTCCCGCCACCAGATCCACCCGCAGCTCTGGGTGCTGGTCGATGAACCGAAGGTGGACGGCCAGGAGGCGAAGGTGAAGGCGGCGGCGGAACAGATCCGCCCGATCGCGGAGGAAGGGAAGCGGCTGGGCTGCAAGGTCGCGCTCTATAACCACGGCGGCTGGTTCGGCGAGCCGGAGAACCAGCTTGCGGTCATCAGGGAACTGGGGATGGAGAACGTGGGCATCGTCTATAATTTCCACCACGCGCACGGGCATATGGAACGGTTCCCGGAGCTGTTCGCGGCGATGAAGCCGCACCTGCTCGCACTGAACCTGAACGGGATGGTCCGTGATGGTGACAAGGAGGGGAAAAAGATCCTGCCCATCGGTGCGGGGGACCGTGAGCAGGAGATGATCGAGGTGGTGCTGGCCAGCGGCTGGAAAGGCCCGGTGGGCATCTTGTGCCATCTCGACCAGGATGCGGAGGTGATCCTGAAGGGGAACCTCGACGGGCTGGAGAAGGTGCGTGCGGCTCTGGGAAAGGCGGAGTGA
- a CDS encoding HupE/UreJ family protein has protein sequence MNPLKFSPSRSFAAASAGVLGLLPAIASAHPGHYHPPGEEDEFDAFTAGLLHPATGMDHLLLAVAAGWLIFSFPKAKAALPSAFLAALAIGAWTGRGLQGGAFLEIALSCTLLAAGAAVLIGRYLKAAPLAVALCLAGAVHGFAHGAEAAAGAPFLPYATGFILGTGMLVAVGVLLHAATSRLRQPLVPRIAGAALLAAGTASLIHAI, from the coding sequence ATGAACCCGCTGAAATTTTCCCCATCCCGGAGCTTCGCCGCCGCCAGTGCGGGCGTGCTCGGGCTTCTCCCGGCCATCGCCTCCGCCCACCCCGGCCACTACCACCCGCCGGGGGAAGAGGATGAGTTCGACGCCTTCACCGCAGGGCTGCTGCACCCCGCGACGGGCATGGACCACCTGCTGCTGGCAGTGGCCGCCGGGTGGCTGATCTTTTCCTTTCCCAAGGCGAAAGCCGCGCTACCCTCCGCCTTCCTGGCCGCGCTGGCCATCGGCGCATGGACCGGACGCGGCCTGCAGGGCGGTGCGTTCCTGGAGATCGCCCTTTCCTGCACGCTGCTGGCCGCCGGTGCCGCCGTCCTCATCGGCAGATACCTGAAAGCCGCGCCGCTAGCCGTCGCCCTGTGCCTGGCAGGTGCCGTCCATGGCTTCGCCCATGGCGCGGAGGCCGCCGCGGGCGCACCCTTCCTGCCGTATGCCACCGGCTTCATCCTCGGCACGGGCATGCTGGTCGCCGTGGGTGTCCTGCTGCACGCCGCTACCTCCCGCCTCCGCCAGCCGCTGGTGCCGCGCATCGCCGGGGCCGCCCTGCTCGCCGCGGGCACCGCATCCCTCATCCACGCGATCTGA